From a region of the Pseudoxanthomonas sp. X-1 genome:
- a CDS encoding SGNH/GDSL hydrolase family protein: protein MLKCSWPRVGLPVLLLIAATAGDAAAQTPSAEQVQAMQRQLADWPQLARYRDENAALAAPAPGQRRVVFFGDSITEGWGKTGSETFFPGKPYVNRGISGQTTPQMLVRFRQDVIDLKPAVVVILAGTNDLAGNTGPATPQMIQDNLASMAQLARANGIAVVLASVLPASDYPWKTGLQPAPKIRALNDWIRQYAQRTGAVYLDYYGALDNGQGGLDAKVSGDGVHPNAAGYAVMAPLALAAVERALRQAR from the coding sequence ATGCTCAAGTGTTCATGGCCGCGCGTCGGCCTGCCGGTGCTGCTGTTGATCGCCGCGACAGCCGGCGATGCCGCCGCGCAGACGCCCAGCGCCGAGCAGGTGCAGGCGATGCAACGGCAGCTGGCCGACTGGCCGCAGCTGGCGCGCTATCGCGACGAAAACGCGGCGCTGGCCGCGCCGGCGCCTGGACAGCGACGCGTGGTGTTCTTCGGCGATTCGATCACCGAGGGCTGGGGAAAGACAGGTAGCGAGACGTTCTTCCCGGGCAAGCCATACGTGAACCGCGGCATCTCCGGGCAGACCACGCCGCAGATGCTGGTGCGCTTCCGCCAGGACGTGATCGATCTCAAGCCCGCCGTGGTGGTGATCCTGGCCGGGACCAACGATCTGGCCGGCAATACCGGTCCGGCCACACCCCAGATGATCCAGGACAATCTGGCCTCGATGGCGCAGCTGGCCAGGGCCAACGGCATCGCCGTCGTACTGGCCTCGGTGCTGCCGGCCAGCGACTATCCGTGGAAGACAGGCCTTCAGCCGGCGCCGAAGATCCGCGCGCTCAACGACTGGATCAGGCAGTACGCCCAGCGCACCGGCGCGGTGTATCTGGACTACTACGGCGCGCTGGACAATGGGCAGGGCGGCCTGGATGCGAAGGTCTCCGGCGACGGCGTGCATCCCAACGCGGCCGGCTATGCGGTAATGGCGCCGCTGGCGCTGGCGGCCGTGGAGCGGGCGTTGCGGCAAGCGCGGTAA
- a CDS encoding DUF2789 domain-containing protein gives MEQTVHPFSELFAQLGLASDERSIRAFIAEHAPLPDAMRLEEAPFWSPAQAQLLREERLDDADWAVVVDQLNVALHAAPDA, from the coding sequence ATGGAACAGACGGTCCACCCCTTCTCGGAGCTGTTCGCCCAGCTCGGCCTGGCCTCGGACGAGCGCAGCATCCGCGCCTTCATCGCCGAGCATGCGCCGCTGCCCGACGCAATGCGCCTGGAGGAAGCGCCATTCTGGTCGCCGGCGCAGGCGCAGCTGCTGCGCGAGGAGCGCCTGGACGATGCCGACTGGGCGGTGGTGGTCGACCAGCTCAACGTCGCCCTGCACGCCGCGCCGGACGCCTGA
- a CDS encoding ATP-binding protein, with protein MHTKLRSLRAASARVWQLRLYRQLLNSSIKQDDILPTVAQGLLSLGVRQAPADTAAARAKVEQLLARPRAVATPLALPFIKELASIFGLSRDQLRVVWFVCILHDHRPLIDAVEAGAKRWPGTRGGLLRLLGDTLELPPARLRDTIRPRGALLSSGLLYASFVHCSDASECLEPADHTSQLFEDGVLDERFLGRLFERAEPGTLKLADYGHLQAAVQRIADLLRAARRDGSGANVLLHGPPGTGKSELTRALANTLGMELYLVRSADSDGEPIDALARLRAFETAQRALAHNPRALLLFDEIEDVFRHGNGADSPKVSYKSWVNRRLESMTLPCVWIGNRIDGLDDSQLRRFDIVLEVVPPPRSARRALLERALDATPVPASLLECIAEREAFAPAHFTRVARLMRRLAPAPEARAGILRDSLNALLRIAGEPPLQEDGPQTTFDPELVRSTPPLAPILSLLERRPQARICLYGPPGTGKTALAAPLAQRLDMPLHRKRASDLLGSWVGQTEARIAAMFEQATRDGALLCLDEADSFLRDRQSARAAWEVTQVNELLTWLEDFEGVFVASTNLMGALDAAALRRFDFKLRFDYLDPRQRLQLFERHVAQHRLHPDLDEADRTRRLQRLDRLTPGDFTAVRRRLEAADGQAGQSDLLAWLDEEQALKPGNSRPIGFAH; from the coding sequence ATGCACACCAAACTGCGTTCCCTGCGTGCCGCATCGGCGCGCGTGTGGCAGCTGCGCCTGTACCGCCAGCTGCTCAATTCCTCAATCAAACAAGACGACATCCTGCCGACCGTCGCGCAGGGCCTGCTGTCGCTCGGCGTGCGCCAGGCACCTGCCGACACGGCGGCCGCGCGCGCCAAGGTCGAACAGTTGCTGGCGCGCCCGCGCGCCGTGGCCACGCCGCTCGCCCTGCCCTTCATCAAGGAACTGGCCAGCATCTTCGGCCTCTCGCGCGACCAGCTGCGCGTGGTGTGGTTCGTCTGCATCCTGCACGACCACCGTCCGCTGATCGACGCGGTCGAGGCGGGCGCCAAGCGCTGGCCCGGCACCCGCGGCGGCCTTCTGCGCCTGCTCGGCGATACGCTGGAACTCCCGCCGGCCCGGCTGCGCGACACCATCCGGCCACGTGGCGCGTTGCTGTCCAGCGGACTGCTGTACGCCAGCTTCGTGCACTGCAGCGATGCGTCCGAGTGCCTGGAACCGGCCGACCACACCAGCCAGCTGTTCGAGGATGGGGTGCTGGACGAACGCTTCCTCGGCCGCCTGTTCGAGCGTGCCGAACCCGGGACGCTCAAGCTGGCCGACTACGGGCATCTGCAGGCGGCGGTTCAACGCATCGCCGACCTGCTGCGCGCCGCGCGCCGAGACGGATCGGGCGCCAACGTGCTGCTGCACGGCCCGCCAGGCACCGGCAAGAGCGAGCTCACTCGCGCCCTGGCGAACACACTGGGCATGGAGCTTTATCTCGTGCGCAGCGCCGACAGCGATGGCGAGCCGATCGACGCGCTGGCGCGGCTGCGCGCCTTCGAGACTGCCCAACGTGCCTTGGCGCACAACCCGCGGGCCTTGCTGCTGTTCGATGAGATCGAGGACGTCTTCCGCCACGGCAACGGCGCCGACAGTCCCAAGGTCAGCTACAAGAGCTGGGTCAACCGGCGCCTGGAAAGCATGACCCTGCCGTGTGTCTGGATCGGCAACCGCATCGACGGGCTGGACGACTCGCAGCTGCGCCGGTTCGACATCGTGCTGGAAGTGGTGCCGCCGCCGCGCAGCGCCCGCCGCGCCCTGCTGGAACGGGCGCTGGATGCCACCCCGGTTCCTGCGTCGCTGCTGGAGTGCATCGCCGAACGGGAGGCCTTCGCGCCCGCGCACTTCACGCGGGTCGCGCGCCTGATGCGGCGCCTTGCGCCGGCGCCCGAGGCGCGAGCAGGCATCCTGCGCGACTCGCTGAACGCGCTTCTGCGCATCGCCGGCGAGCCGCCGCTGCAAGAGGACGGGCCGCAGACCACGTTCGATCCCGAGCTGGTCCGCAGCACCCCACCGCTGGCGCCGATACTGTCGTTGCTGGAACGCCGTCCACAGGCGCGCATCTGCCTGTACGGCCCTCCAGGCACCGGCAAGACCGCGCTGGCCGCGCCCCTGGCCCAGCGCCTGGACATGCCCCTGCACCGCAAACGCGCCTCGGACCTGCTGGGCAGTTGGGTGGGCCAGACCGAGGCCCGGATCGCCGCCATGTTCGAGCAGGCCACGCGCGATGGCGCCCTGCTCTGCCTGGACGAGGCCGACAGCTTCCTGCGCGACCGCCAGAGTGCGCGGGCCGCCTGGGAGGTCACGCAGGTCAATGAGCTGCTGACCTGGCTGGAGGACTTCGAGGGCGTGTTCGTGGCCTCGACCAATCTGATGGGCGCCCTGGACGCCGCCGCGCTGCGTCGGTTCGACTTCAAGCTGCGCTTCGACTATCTGGATCCGCGCCAGCGCCTGCAGCTGTTCGAGCGCCACGTGGCCCAGCATCGTCTGCATCCTGACCTGGACGAGGCAGATCGCACGCGCCGGCTGCAGCGCCTGGATCGGCTGACCCCGGGCGACTTCACGGCGGTCCGGCGCCGGCTGGAAGCGGCAGACGGTCAGGCGGGCCAGAGCGATCTGCTGGCCTGGCTGGACGAAGAGCAGGCGCTGAAACCGGGCAACAGCCGACCGATCGGCTTCGCCCACTGA
- a CDS encoding DUF6644 family protein, with protein sequence MDVMTWAQQLEDSALGQWMRAGWGYPFANVLHLGGLVLLLGSIGLLDLRLLGFSRRLEVEQVSRLLTPLGVVGLMVLLATGVMLFSADATALLGNRMMQVKLLAIAVAVLNALAFRLRFGGRLHAWRHHPPPLGRAMAAVSLLAWPTVLVAGRMIAYT encoded by the coding sequence ATGGACGTCATGACCTGGGCCCAGCAGCTGGAGGACTCCGCGCTGGGCCAATGGATGCGTGCCGGCTGGGGTTATCCCTTCGCCAACGTGCTGCATCTGGGCGGGCTGGTGCTGCTGCTCGGCAGCATCGGCCTGCTCGACCTGCGCCTGCTGGGCTTCAGCCGGAGGCTGGAGGTCGAACAGGTCTCGCGCCTGCTGACCCCGCTGGGCGTCGTCGGCCTGATGGTGCTGCTGGCGACCGGCGTGATGCTGTTCAGCGCCGACGCCACCGCCCTGCTCGGCAATCGCATGATGCAGGTCAAGCTGCTCGCCATCGCCGTGGCGGTGCTCAACGCGCTCGCGTTCCGCCTGCGCTTCGGCGGCCGGCTGCACGCCTGGCGCCATCACCCGCCGCCACTGGGACGCGCGATGGCCGCGGTCTCGCTGCTGGCATGGCCGACCGTCCTGGTCGCCGGCCGGATGATCGCCTACACCTGA
- a CDS encoding RluA family pseudouridine synthase: MTAPPRPDPPPARSAVRTVVVPADRDGQRLDNFLLGQLKGAPRSLVYKLVRSGQVRVNGGRAKAERKLAAGDEVRVPPVSLEEAGPKSAPPAGFLARMEAAIVFEDARLLVINKPSGVASHGGSGISHGAIETMRALRPDQPLELVHRLDRDTSGLLVLAKKRSALTELQALLREDAGPAKGIRKRYLTLLTGRLPDGTLTVDAPLLVGLRQGGERHVQVNDGGKPSVSHFKVLERRGGQSYCEVLIETGRTHQIRVHAQHLGHPVAGDDKYGDPEANKRLREQIGLKRLFLHAASLEFSLDGGRTPYLLNAPLADDLAAALDALG, translated from the coding sequence ATGACCGCACCACCACGCCCCGATCCGCCACCCGCCCGCAGCGCCGTGCGCACCGTGGTGGTGCCCGCCGACCGCGACGGCCAGCGACTGGACAATTTCCTGCTCGGCCAGCTCAAGGGCGCGCCGCGCAGCCTGGTCTACAAGCTGGTGCGCAGCGGCCAGGTCCGCGTGAACGGCGGCCGGGCCAAGGCCGAGCGCAAGCTGGCCGCCGGCGACGAAGTGCGGGTGCCGCCGGTCAGCCTGGAGGAGGCAGGGCCGAAATCGGCGCCGCCGGCGGGCTTCCTGGCGCGGATGGAGGCGGCGATCGTGTTCGAGGACGCGCGCCTGCTGGTCATCAACAAGCCCAGCGGGGTGGCCAGCCACGGCGGCAGCGGCATCAGCCACGGTGCCATCGAGACCATGCGCGCCCTGCGCCCCGACCAGCCGCTGGAGCTGGTCCACCGCCTGGACCGGGACACCTCCGGCCTGCTGGTGCTGGCCAAGAAGCGTTCGGCCCTGACCGAGCTGCAGGCGCTGCTGCGCGAGGACGCCGGCCCGGCCAAGGGCATCCGCAAGCGCTACCTGACCCTGCTGACCGGGCGCCTGCCCGACGGCACCCTGACCGTGGACGCGCCGCTGCTGGTCGGCCTGCGCCAGGGCGGCGAGCGCCATGTCCAGGTCAACGACGGCGGCAAGCCCAGCGTCAGCCACTTCAAGGTGCTCGAGCGGCGCGGCGGCCAGTCCTACTGCGAGGTGCTGATCGAGACCGGCCGCACCCACCAGATCCGCGTCCACGCCCAGCACCTCGGCCACCCGGTCGCCGGCGACGACAAGTACGGCGATCCGGAGGCGAACAAGCGCCTGCGCGAGCAGATCGGCCTCAAGCGCCTGTTCCTGCACGCCGCCTCGCTGGAGTTCTCCCTCGACGGCGGCCGCACCCCGTACCTGCTCAACGCCCCGCTGGCCGACGACCTGGCCGCGGCGCTGGACGCATTGGGCTAG
- a CDS encoding cupin-like domain-containing protein, whose product MPAAIEEVRNAGAVDPAALVDRGTPLVLRGLCAHWPMVRAAQRSETEFAKLLAAHDSGAAVDTLMMPPEANGLVGYDDTLAGFNYQHFKVSVTDVLTRLAQYSRREGPVHGVALQSAPIAACLPGLLADHGIEGLPASVAPRLWLGNRVTTPAHFDAFHNIAVVACGRRRFSVFAPEQVRNLYIGPLDFAPTGAAISLADLHADAPQFPRLADAREHALVADLAPGDALYLPPLWWHHVASLERLNALVNFWWQPTLADGRVPSPGIVALLHARLAFAGLPKHERQAWRALLEHYVFGDEDPAAHIPEARRGVLGPLDAEALTALRQRIAKSL is encoded by the coding sequence ATGCCAGCCGCCATCGAAGAAGTCCGCAACGCCGGTGCCGTCGATCCCGCCGCGCTGGTCGACCGCGGCACGCCGCTGGTCCTGCGCGGCCTGTGCGCCCACTGGCCGATGGTGCGGGCGGCGCAGCGCTCGGAGACCGAGTTCGCCAAGCTGCTGGCCGCGCACGACAGCGGCGCGGCGGTCGACACCCTGATGATGCCGCCGGAGGCCAACGGCCTGGTCGGCTACGACGACACGCTGGCGGGCTTCAACTACCAGCACTTCAAGGTCTCGGTCACCGATGTGCTGACGCGGCTGGCGCAGTACAGCCGGCGCGAGGGTCCGGTCCATGGCGTGGCGCTGCAGAGCGCGCCGATCGCCGCCTGCCTGCCCGGCCTGCTGGCCGACCACGGGATCGAAGGTCTACCGGCCAGCGTCGCGCCGCGGCTGTGGCTGGGCAACCGGGTCACCACGCCGGCGCATTTCGATGCCTTCCACAACATCGCCGTGGTGGCCTGCGGGCGGCGGCGCTTCAGCGTGTTCGCGCCGGAACAGGTGCGTAACCTCTACATCGGCCCGCTGGATTTCGCGCCCACCGGCGCGGCGATCAGCCTGGCCGACCTGCACGCCGACGCGCCGCAGTTTCCGCGCCTGGCCGACGCACGCGAGCACGCGCTCGTCGCCGACCTCGCGCCCGGCGATGCGCTGTACCTGCCGCCGCTGTGGTGGCACCACGTGGCCTCGCTGGAACGCCTGAACGCGCTGGTGAACTTCTGGTGGCAGCCGACCCTGGCCGATGGCCGCGTGCCCAGTCCCGGCATCGTCGCGCTGCTGCACGCGCGCCTGGCGTTCGCCGGCCTGCCGAAGCACGAGCGCCAGGCCTGGCGCGCCCTGCTGGAGCACTACGTGTTCGGCGACGAAGATCCCGCCGCGCATATCCCGGAGGCCAGGCGCGGCGTGCTCGGGCCGCTCGACGCCGAGGCTCTGACGGCCTTGCGCCAGCGCATCGCCAAGTCGCTGTAG
- a CDS encoding M1 family metallopeptidase, with protein sequence MSRSRLLVSTLALALACASQAQGAELSPVTKQTGLPRTPEQLAVSFEHADLGFKVIPDQRRIEGDATLTFKAVSPLQALVVDLDPEYAVSRVEVDGKPVAREAWQNPEGRMRVALPRQVPAGASVKLRVVYAGQPHVAKRAPWDGGFVWATAPTGEPWVASAIQGEGCDLLWPCIDHPQGEPALVDEHITVPAPLVAPGNGVFVGMKESKGWRTYHWRAKNPDTYAIALDVGPYEQLSGTYNSRYGNTIPLAYWYVKGDKDAQAKALFDELPKMLDFFESQIGPYPFGDEKVGVVQTPHLGMEHQTINAYGNDYKKDKYGYDWLMQHEFSHEWFGNQLTNADWDDMWLHEGFGSYMQPLYLQYLRGEMEYHAALLDQRAAVSNRVPIVSGKSQTEEAVYNREHGAGLDIYYKGSLMLHTLRSLIGDEAFFTSIRLAVYGSAHPRPGHFKPRYVSTRDYIDIVNKVTGKDYGWFFDVYLYRAALPELVAQRDASGLSLRWKTQDDLPFPMPVDVRIGPNSGRTVTVAMTGGQGHVDLQDNDVYTLDPQSKLLREEPRFAAAVKDAAERKAAADKAAADKPADKPKP encoded by the coding sequence ATGTCCCGTTCCCGTCTGCTCGTCTCCACCCTGGCGCTTGCGCTGGCCTGCGCGTCCCAGGCGCAGGGCGCCGAGCTCAGTCCCGTGACCAAGCAGACCGGCCTGCCGCGCACGCCGGAGCAGCTGGCGGTGAGCTTCGAGCACGCCGACCTGGGCTTCAAGGTGATTCCGGACCAGCGCCGGATCGAGGGCGATGCGACGCTGACCTTCAAGGCGGTCTCGCCGTTGCAGGCGCTGGTCGTCGATCTGGACCCGGAGTACGCGGTCAGCCGGGTCGAGGTGGACGGCAAGCCGGTGGCCCGCGAGGCCTGGCAGAACCCCGAGGGCCGCATGCGCGTGGCCCTGCCGCGGCAGGTGCCGGCCGGAGCCAGCGTGAAGCTGCGCGTGGTCTATGCCGGGCAACCGCACGTGGCCAAGCGCGCGCCGTGGGACGGCGGCTTCGTCTGGGCGACCGCGCCCACTGGTGAGCCGTGGGTGGCCTCGGCCATCCAGGGCGAGGGCTGCGACCTGCTGTGGCCGTGCATCGACCACCCCCAGGGCGAGCCGGCGCTGGTGGACGAGCACATCACCGTGCCCGCGCCGCTGGTGGCGCCGGGCAACGGCGTGTTCGTCGGCATGAAGGAAAGCAAGGGCTGGCGTACCTACCACTGGCGCGCCAAGAACCCGGACACCTACGCCATCGCCCTGGACGTGGGCCCGTACGAACAGCTCAGCGGCACCTACAATAGCCGCTACGGCAACACCATCCCGCTGGCCTACTGGTATGTGAAGGGCGACAAGGACGCGCAGGCCAAGGCGCTGTTCGACGAACTGCCCAAGATGCTGGACTTCTTCGAGAGCCAGATCGGGCCTTATCCCTTCGGCGACGAGAAGGTGGGCGTGGTGCAGACCCCGCATCTGGGCATGGAGCACCAGACCATCAACGCCTACGGCAACGACTACAAGAAGGACAAGTACGGCTACGACTGGCTGATGCAGCACGAGTTCTCGCACGAGTGGTTCGGCAACCAGCTGACCAACGCCGACTGGGACGACATGTGGCTGCACGAAGGCTTCGGCAGCTACATGCAGCCGCTGTACCTGCAGTACCTGCGCGGCGAGATGGAGTATCACGCCGCGCTGCTGGACCAGCGCGCCGCGGTGAGCAACCGCGTGCCGATCGTCAGCGGCAAGTCGCAGACCGAGGAGGCCGTCTACAACCGCGAGCACGGTGCGGGCCTGGACATCTATTACAAGGGCTCGCTGATGCTGCACACGCTGCGCTCGCTGATCGGCGACGAGGCGTTCTTCACCTCGATCCGCCTGGCGGTGTACGGCAGCGCGCATCCGCGCCCGGGCCACTTCAAGCCGCGCTATGTCTCGACCAGGGATTACATCGACATCGTCAACAAGGTCACGGGCAAGGACTACGGCTGGTTCTTCGACGTGTACCTGTACCGCGCCGCGCTGCCGGAGCTGGTCGCCCAGCGCGATGCCAGTGGCCTGTCGCTGCGCTGGAAGACCCAGGACGACCTGCCGTTCCCGATGCCGGTGGACGTGCGCATCGGTCCCAACAGCGGGCGCACCGTCACCGTGGCGATGACCGGCGGCCAGGGTCACGTCGATCTGCAGGACAACGACGTCTACACGCTGGACCCGCAGTCCAAGCTGCTGCGCGAGGAGCCGCGCTTCGCCGCGGCGGTCAAGGACGCGGCCGAGCGCAAGGCGGCAGCGGACAAGGCCGCGGCCGACAAGCCGGCGGACAAGCCCAAGCCCTGA
- a CDS encoding mechanosensitive ion channel family protein: MKTLFPPLLQNWLGVLLPAAQVVLILLLTRLLQLLLKRLIGRAAARYDLPPELAMGVRRVLNTVLLMAATLLVLERLGVSGMVLWTAFTGFATVGAVAFFAAWSVLSNIFCTFLIFIVRPFRLYETVELLENGEKPGVKGKVVDVNLLYTTLQEEPAGDGAPATSVQVPNNWFFQRSIRRWRDAQRPAGA; the protein is encoded by the coding sequence ATGAAGACCCTGTTTCCCCCGCTGCTGCAGAACTGGCTGGGCGTGCTGCTGCCCGCCGCGCAGGTGGTGCTGATCCTGCTGCTGACCCGCCTGCTGCAGTTGCTGCTCAAGCGCCTGATCGGCCGCGCCGCCGCACGTTACGACCTGCCGCCCGAGCTGGCCATGGGCGTGCGCCGCGTGCTCAACACGGTGCTGCTGATGGCCGCCACGCTGCTGGTGCTCGAGCGGCTGGGCGTCTCGGGCATGGTGCTGTGGACCGCGTTCACCGGCTTCGCCACCGTGGGCGCCGTGGCGTTCTTCGCCGCGTGGAGCGTGCTGTCCAACATCTTCTGCACGTTCCTGATCTTCATCGTGCGGCCCTTCCGCCTGTACGAGACGGTCGAACTGCTGGAGAACGGCGAGAAACCCGGCGTCAAGGGCAAGGTGGTCGACGTCAATCTGCTCTACACCACGCTGCAGGAGGAGCCCGCCGGCGACGGCGCGCCGGCGACTTCCGTGCAGGTGCCCAACAACTGGTTCTTCCAGCGCAGCATCCGACGCTGGCGCGACGCGCAGCGCCCGGCCGGCGCCTGA
- a CDS encoding DksA/TraR family C4-type zinc finger protein, whose protein sequence is MATGWANDGAVQDQIDATVKDAIQRARSQLPSGPGLTHCEECDAAIPQARRDAIPGVRLCVQCQAAHDAEQKSASGYNRRGSKDSQLR, encoded by the coding sequence ATGGCCACCGGTTGGGCCAACGATGGCGCGGTGCAGGACCAGATCGATGCGACGGTGAAGGACGCGATCCAGCGCGCCCGCAGCCAGTTGCCCAGCGGTCCAGGACTGACCCATTGCGAAGAATGCGATGCCGCGATCCCGCAGGCGCGACGCGACGCGATCCCGGGCGTGCGCCTGTGCGTGCAATGCCAGGCCGCGCACGACGCCGAGCAAAAGTCCGCCAGCGGCTACAACCGCCGCGGCAGCAAGGACAGCCAGCTGCGCTGA
- a CDS encoding DUF6152 family protein produces MRRLPVLLAALIALPALAHHGWSSYDANKALKITAPLTQVQYRNPHAEVAVDYQDKRWNAVLAPISRMASRGLPDGALVVGKTVTIEGYPRLDGTAELRAERITVDGKTIELR; encoded by the coding sequence ATGCGTCGTCTGCCCGTGCTGCTCGCCGCGCTCATCGCCCTGCCCGCCCTGGCCCACCATGGCTGGAGCAGTTACGACGCCAACAAGGCCTTGAAGATCACCGCACCACTCACCCAGGTGCAGTACCGCAATCCGCACGCCGAGGTCGCGGTCGATTACCAGGACAAGCGCTGGAACGCGGTGCTGGCGCCGATCAGCCGCATGGCCTCGCGCGGCCTGCCGGACGGCGCCCTGGTCGTCGGCAAGACCGTCACGATCGAAGGCTATCCGCGCCTGGACGGCACCGCCGAACTGCGCGCCGAACGCATCACCGTGGACGGCAAGACCATCGAACTGCGCTGA
- a CDS encoding cation:proton antiporter: MHPVSTMEVFLIAMAIIFCIPFLIWRLGRTEYFAPLVVVQILTGILLGPGILGAALPGYYQFVFTPQVVQILTGLGGWAVMLFVLIAGIELDLSQAWANRRESGITAGLALGVPLLFGGLAALGLLRLPGWIGAQGQAWQFVTGVGMACAVTALPILILLMEKLEILRQPIGQRILRYASLDDIAIWGVLALVLLDWERIGRQVGFLVGFAVACVLFRKLMRAIGERDRWYVMLIWLALCAFGADWSGLHFMVGAFLAGVVIDAHWFDQADMDRLRHNVLLVMMPVFFLSTGLRTEWNVGGVTVFLAALVLLVAAVTGKLAGVHLAGRLLKWKPGEASLIGWLLQTKALIMIIFANILLDKAIITSATFTALLLMAVMSTMLSIPMATPRLRRLQQQQD, translated from the coding sequence ATGCATCCGGTCAGCACCATGGAAGTGTTCCTGATCGCCATGGCGATCATCTTCTGCATCCCGTTCCTGATCTGGCGGCTGGGCCGCACCGAGTATTTCGCGCCGCTGGTGGTGGTGCAGATCCTCACCGGCATCCTGCTGGGGCCGGGCATCCTGGGCGCCGCCCTGCCGGGCTACTACCAGTTCGTGTTCACCCCGCAGGTGGTGCAGATCCTGACCGGGCTGGGCGGCTGGGCGGTGATGCTGTTCGTGCTGATCGCCGGGATCGAGCTGGACCTCAGCCAGGCCTGGGCCAACCGCCGCGAGAGCGGCATCACGGCCGGCCTGGCGCTGGGCGTGCCGCTGCTGTTCGGCGGCCTGGCCGCGCTGGGCCTGCTGCGCCTGCCCGGCTGGATCGGCGCGCAGGGCCAGGCCTGGCAGTTCGTCACCGGCGTCGGCATGGCCTGCGCGGTGACCGCGCTGCCGATCCTGATCCTGCTGATGGAGAAGCTGGAGATCCTGCGCCAGCCCATCGGCCAGCGCATCCTGCGCTACGCCAGCCTGGACGACATCGCCATCTGGGGCGTGCTGGCCCTGGTCCTGCTGGACTGGGAGCGGATCGGCCGCCAGGTCGGCTTCCTGGTCGGCTTCGCGGTGGCCTGCGTGCTGTTCCGCAAGCTGATGCGCGCGATCGGCGAACGCGACCGCTGGTACGTGATGCTGATCTGGCTGGCGCTGTGCGCGTTCGGCGCGGACTGGTCGGGCCTGCACTTCATGGTCGGCGCGTTCCTGGCCGGCGTGGTCATCGACGCGCACTGGTTCGACCAGGCCGACATGGACCGCCTGCGCCACAACGTGCTGCTGGTGATGATGCCGGTGTTCTTCCTGAGCACCGGTCTGCGCACCGAATGGAACGTCGGCGGCGTCACCGTCTTCCTGGCGGCGCTGGTGCTGCTGGTGGCCGCCGTCACCGGCAAGCTGGCCGGCGTGCACCTGGCCGGCCGCCTGCTGAAGTGGAAGCCCGGCGAGGCCAGCCTGATCGGCTGGCTGCTGCAGACCAAGGCCCTGATCATGATCATCTTCGCCAACATCCTGCTGGACAAGGCGATCATCACCAGCGCCACCTTCACCGCCCTGCTGCTGATGGCGGTGATGAGCACCATGCTCTCGATCCCCATGGCCACACCCCGTCTACGGCGGCTGCAGCAACAACAAGACTGA
- a CDS encoding PA4780 family RIO1-like protein kinase, translating into MKTPPGLLALIDDGVIDEVLRPLKSGKEASVYVVRAGDEVRCAKVYKDMAQRSFQQRVQYQEGRKVRGSREARAMGKATKYGRKQAEVAWKNTEVDALYQLRDAGVRVPEPFGYFHGVLVMELVTDAEGFSAPRLGEVELEAGQARAFHAVLMRQVVRMLCCGLIHGDLSEYNVLVGPDGPVVIDFPQVVSAGGNNAARRMLLRDVNNLTASLGRWAPELLDTWYGEEMWALFEAGALQPDTVLTGRFTPDTRTADLDSVREAINEARIEAMIRQQGREAAAADD; encoded by the coding sequence ATGAAGACTCCCCCCGGCCTGCTGGCCTTGATCGACGATGGTGTGATCGACGAGGTGCTGCGACCGCTCAAGAGCGGCAAGGAAGCCTCGGTGTACGTGGTGCGTGCCGGCGACGAGGTGCGCTGCGCCAAGGTCTACAAGGACATGGCCCAGCGCAGCTTCCAGCAGCGCGTGCAGTACCAGGAAGGGCGCAAGGTGCGCGGCAGCCGCGAGGCCCGCGCCATGGGCAAGGCGACCAAGTACGGCCGCAAGCAGGCCGAGGTGGCCTGGAAGAACACCGAGGTCGATGCGCTCTACCAGCTGCGCGACGCCGGCGTGCGTGTGCCCGAGCCCTTCGGCTACTTCCACGGCGTGCTGGTGATGGAACTGGTGACCGACGCGGAGGGCTTCAGCGCACCGCGCCTGGGCGAGGTCGAGCTGGAGGCCGGACAGGCGCGCGCGTTCCACGCGGTGCTGATGCGCCAGGTGGTGCGCATGCTGTGCTGCGGCCTGATCCACGGCGATCTGTCCGAGTACAACGTGCTAGTCGGTCCCGACGGCCCGGTGGTGATCGATTTCCCGCAGGTGGTCAGCGCCGGCGGCAACAACGCGGCGCGGCGCATGCTGCTGCGCGACGTCAACAATCTCACCGCCAGCCTGGGGCGCTGGGCGCCGGAACTGCTGGACACCTGGTACGGCGAGGAGATGTGGGCGCTGTTCGAGGCCGGCGCGCTGCAGCCGGACACGGTGCTGACCGGCAGGTTCACGCCCGATACGCGCACGGCCGATCTGGACAGCGTGCGCGAGGCGATCAACGAGGCGAGGATCGAGGCCATGATCCGCCAGCAGGGGCGCGAGGCCGCGGCCGCGGACGATTGA